The DNA window TCGTTGAGGTCGTCATTGCAGATCTGCGCCATGGTAAACAGGGCCTGAACCCGGAAGCGGCTGCCGGGGTATTCGCGGCGCAGGAATTCGTACTGACCGATGGCGGCACGCAGCGACTTTTCATCACCGAACAGGCGGCCCGCTTCGGCCAGCAATTCGGCGACGGCGAGCACGCTGGAGTCGGCCTTGGTCGATCCGGGAGCGGTGTAGTAAACCGCGCGGTAGGCATCAATGACGCGGTTGTAGTCGCGGCGAGTGCGCTCCGACGCGGCGCGGCCATTCAGGGCCTCGCGCATGCGCTCCGCGTTTTCGAACTGCGTACGCGCCGCCTGCTTTTTTTGCGCGACCGTACGGTTGGCGCTTGCAGGCACGGCCATGACGGCGCAGATGGCGATCAGCGCGAGAATGCCGGTGACACGAGCTGTGCTTCCCCTGGTCAAACTCTGGGCCATCCCGGTGGCTGGTTGCCGACTGCGCTTCCCAGCCACATCTGACTCAACTCCTGGCTACTCCGTGTTCGACATGTGCACCACACCGTCCTCGCTGCGATAGGTATGGACGGGCGCCCGTGGCGTAATGAATGTCCTTCCATCCCGGTTCCAGTAGAGGTCGGTAATGCGCTTCACGTAATTCTGGGTCTCCGCATAGTGCGGAACGCCACGGCTCCGTCTTACCGCGCCCTGGCCGGCGTTGTATGCAGCCAAAGACAACCGGACATCGCCGCCATTGGCATTCAGCAGTTGCTTGAGGTGGCGAACTCCGGCATCCACATTCTGCTGCGGATCGAAAGGATTGCTGACGCTCAAGCCGTTGGCGGTGCGCGGCATCAGTTGCATCAGCCCCATCGCGCCCTTGTTGGATACGGCGTTGGGGTTGAAATTCGATTCCACCTTGATCAGGGCCCGCACCAGGTTGGCATCTACGCCGTGCTTGGAGGCGGCCTGCTCGATGGCAGCATCAATGTCGGCGGCGCTGACGCGGTAGCCCCGGGCCAGCGAGGCGTAGTTCGGGTTCGCAGCGGCGGCCGAAGTATCGGCAGTGCGCGGCTGCGCAGCGACATATCCCCGGACTTCGTCGGCGGCGTTGCGCGCCGCCCGCATGGCGGCGCGAGTCGGGGCCGGCACCGGCTTCCACCTATGCTCGGTGTTGCTCCAGTACACCAGGACACTGCGGCGGACGGGGGCGGCATCAACCCGCGGGGCCGGGACCGGGCGCGGCGAAGTATCGTTCACGTACACTCTGCGGCCATTTTCCTCGACGGCAATGATCCCGCCGATCTTGGTATCCGGAGCTTTCGCCCCAGCCTGCTCAGAAACTGGCGAGGAATAGGAAGGCAGAACCGAAAGGCTCATTGCCAAGATGGCCAGCAGCACTCTCAGGCGCCGCTGTACGGGCTGGTGCAGGTGTCCAGGCATATTGTCCTTCCGCGCGGAGTTGCGGCGTTACGCGCCCTTGAATTCCCCCGCGCCACACCTACCACGGCCGCCCGGCACACCTCGGTGCTCGGCGACCCTTCGCCCGGCGGAGACAAATCATCCAGAGTGGCGCGATTATGACACGCCCCACCCCCGCATTCCATTTCATAGCGGCCAGGGAATCAGGGGGGTGAACAGGGTGGATTTGCCGCGAAAACCGGCTATTTACCGGTATTCCGGCCGGCGGCGCATGGGCATTGTTACGGAAGGGAATGGACCAGTAAGCGGGAACGGACTCCCAGATCGGAACAGGTCTGGATTCTCAGGCGTTTAACTACGCCCAACGCGGCTAGCGGGGGCTATTTAAGAAGGGATTCCACCACGCCATAGACGCTACTGAGCGCCTCATCCAGTGCCGCGGGGTCTTTGCCGCCAGCTTCGGCCAGGTCGGGACGGCCTCCGCCCTTGCCACCGACGCGTTCCGCCACCGGCCCGATGACTTTGCCCGCCTGCACGCGCGCGGTCAGGTCCTTGGTTACGCCGGCGACCAGCGCCACCGTGCCGTCGGACGCGGAGCCGACGACGACGATGCCGGAGCCAAGCTTCTGGCGGAGATTATCCACCAGGGTGCGAAGCTGCGCCCGCTCCAGGTTATCCACCCGGTGCGCCAGGACTTTCACGCCACTGACCACGCGGACCTTGTCGTCGATCGAGGAGGTAGTCGCGGAAGCCGACTTCATCCTCGCCTGCTCCAGTTCTTTGCGCAGTTTCTTGAT is part of the Terriglobales bacterium genome and encodes:
- a CDS encoding lytic transglycosylase domain-containing protein; protein product: MPGHLHQPVQRRLRVLLAILAMSLSVLPSYSSPVSEQAGAKAPDTKIGGIIAVEENGRRVYVNDTSPRPVPAPRVDAAPVRRSVLVYWSNTEHRWKPVPAPTRAAMRAARNAADEVRGYVAAQPRTADTSAAAANPNYASLARGYRVSAADIDAAIEQAASKHGVDANLVRALIKVESNFNPNAVSNKGAMGLMQLMPRTANGLSVSNPFDPQQNVDAGVRHLKQLLNANGGDVRLSLAAYNAGQGAVRRSRGVPHYAETQNYVKRITDLYWNRDGRTFITPRAPVHTYRSEDGVVHMSNTE